A DNA window from Vigna angularis cultivar LongXiaoDou No.4 chromosome 1, ASM1680809v1, whole genome shotgun sequence contains the following coding sequences:
- the LOC108322792 gene encoding filament-like plant protein 3 isoform X1, protein MDRRSWLWRRKSSEKSPGETESSGSISSLSERFSDDQVYTTQAALSPEVTSKSAPNDDVSTPKMSKEEVTDVKILTDKLAAALLNISAKEDLVKQHAKVAEEAVSGWEKATNEVSSLKQQLDATRQKNSILEDRVGHLDGALKECLRQLRQAREVQEQKIVEAVVNSCREWEFNKSELEGKVADLEAQLQSAKADSAASIRCDLQQRLEAVQKENSSLKHELQSRLEELELRIVERDLSSQAAETASKQHLESVKKVAKLEAECRRLKAMTRKTFSVNDHRSLTASSVYVESFTDSMSDSGERLIAVQSDLRKLGGWEMNEYELSRFDSCSSSLVMDIDQLKNEKTNGKNHMVPSTEINLMDDFLEMERLAAFPENESRSNFVREGVASDQSNVDQATMQAEVEALIQKNVELEKKLGKMECEMEAMIQKNSELEKKLEKMEAGKVEVEMVLTKYHMQLETSESQIREAELKVAEFQTQLALAKKSNQEACQELKETKAKKEIVESTLKLTQTEVEKLISKICSLEEEIQKERAFSAENSIKRGKLEEELLKMKQEAHVQQDTEIKHREVVNHNLKLKQEKEIALAADRFAECQKTIASLGQQLKCLATLEDFLLDSENPMESTCEVTKSPQNGEQMKVPQSDLSIPKRDSESPISLNSSVTNEKSRNGFSKFIPKSKSVSKRGSH, encoded by the exons ATGGACCGGAGGAGTTGGCTTTGGCGCAGGAAGTCGTCTGAGAAAAGTCCAGGTGAAACGGAGAGTTCTGGTTCAATCTCATCTCTTTCAGAAAGGTTCTCTGATGATCAG GTATATACAACACAAGCTGCTTTATCACCTGAAGTCACGTCTAAGTCTGCACCAAATGACGACGTTAGTACCCCAAAAATGAGTAAAGAAGAGGTTACGGATGTAAAGATTCTTACAGACAAATTAGCTGCTGCTCTGCTGAATATTAGTGCTAAAGAAGACTTGGTAAAACAGCATGCTAAAGTTGCAGAAGAAGCTGTATCAG GCTGGGAGAAGGCTACAAATGAAGTGTCATCTTTAAAACAACAGCTTGATGCAACGAGGCAGAAGAACTCAATTCTCGAAGACCGAGTTGGTCATCTTGATGGTGCACTTAAAGAGTGTTTGAGGCAGCTTCGGCAAGCCAGAGAAGTGCAAGAGCAAAAGATTGTTGAAGCTGTTGTGAATAGTTGCCGTGAGTGGGAATTCAACAAATCTGAACTTGAGGGGAAAGTTGCTGATCTTGAAGCTCAACTGCAATCAGCTAAAGCAGATTCTGCTGCCTCAATTCGTTGTGATCTTCAGCAGAGGCTAGAGGCTGTGCAGAAAGAGAATTCAAGTCTTAAACACGAGCTGCAATCTCGACTGGAGGAACTAGAACTGAGGATAGTTGAGAGGGATTTGAGTTCTCAAGCAGCTGAGACAGCTAGCAAGCAACATTTGGAGAGTGTCAAGAAGGTTGCTAAGCTTGAGGCTGAGTGCCGTAGACTGAAAGCCATGACTCGTAAAACATTTTCTGTCAATGATCACAGGTCTTTGACTGCATCTTCGGTTTATGTTGAGTCTTTCACAGATAGCATGTCGGATAGTGGAGAGAGGCTAATAGCAGTTCAAAGTGATTTGCGTAAATTAGGTGGATGGGAGATGAATGAATATGAGCTAAGTCGTTTTGATTCGTGCTCGTCTTCTTTAGTTATGGATATTGATCAACTTAAGAACGAAAAGACTAATGGAAAAAATCACATGGTCCCTTCAACTGAGATCAATCTCATGGATGATTTCCTTGAGATGGAAAGGCTTGCTGCATTTCCAGAGAATGAAAGTAGAAGCAATTTTGTTAGGGAAGGAGTTGCATCAGATCAATCCAATGTTGATCAGGCTACTATGCAAGCTGAAGTGGAGGCTTTGATtcaaaagaatgttgaattggAGAAGAAGCTGGGGAAAATGGAATGTGAAATGGAAGCTATGATTCAAAAGAATTCTGAATTGGAGAAAAAGCTGGAGAAAATGGAAGCAGGGAAAGTTGAGGTAGAGATGGTTTTGACCAAGTACCATATGCAGCTCGAGACATCAGAGAGTCAGATTAGGGAAGCGGAGTTGAAGGTAGCAGAGTTTCAAACTCAGTTAGCTCTTGCAAAAAAATCAAACCAAGAAGCATGCCAAGAActgaaagaaacaaaagcaaAGAAGGAGATAGTCGAGTCCACACTCAAACTTACTCAAACTGAAGTCGAAAAACTGATTTCAAAAATCTGTTCTTTGGAGGAAGAGATTCAGAAGGAACGAGCTTTCTCTGCTGAGAATTCAATCAAACGTGGAAAATTGGAGGAGGAGCTCttgaaaatgaaacaagaaGCTCACGTTCAGCAAGACACCGAGATAAAGCACAGGGAAGTCGTTAATCACAATTTAAAGTTAAAACAG GAAAAGGAAATTGCATTGGCTGCTGATAGATTTGCTGAGTGTCAGAAGACCATTGCATCTCTTGGACAGCAGTTGAAGTGCCTTGCAACTTTGGAAGACTTTCTACTTGATTCTGAGAACCCTATGGAGTCAACCTGTGAAGTCACAAAAAGTCCCCAAAATGGTGAGCAGATGAAAGTACCTCAGAGTGATTTGAGCATACCCAAAAGAGATTCTGAATCACCCATTTCGTTAAACTCATCAGTTACCAATGAGAAAAGCCGAAATGGCTTTAGTAAGTTCATCCCTAAAAGCAAGAGTGTAAGCAAGAGAGGAAGTCACTGA
- the LOC108322792 gene encoding filament-like plant protein isoform X2, which yields MSKEEVTDVKILTDKLAAALLNISAKEDLVKQHAKVAEEAVSGWEKATNEVSSLKQQLDATRQKNSILEDRVGHLDGALKECLRQLRQAREVQEQKIVEAVVNSCREWEFNKSELEGKVADLEAQLQSAKADSAASIRCDLQQRLEAVQKENSSLKHELQSRLEELELRIVERDLSSQAAETASKQHLESVKKVAKLEAECRRLKAMTRKTFSVNDHRSLTASSVYVESFTDSMSDSGERLIAVQSDLRKLGGWEMNEYELSRFDSCSSSLVMDIDQLKNEKTNGKNHMVPSTEINLMDDFLEMERLAAFPENESRSNFVREGVASDQSNVDQATMQAEVEALIQKNVELEKKLGKMECEMEAMIQKNSELEKKLEKMEAGKVEVEMVLTKYHMQLETSESQIREAELKVAEFQTQLALAKKSNQEACQELKETKAKKEIVESTLKLTQTEVEKLISKICSLEEEIQKERAFSAENSIKRGKLEEELLKMKQEAHVQQDTEIKHREVVNHNLKLKQEKEIALAADRFAECQKTIASLGQQLKCLATLEDFLLDSENPMESTCEVTKSPQNGEQMKVPQSDLSIPKRDSESPISLNSSVTNEKSRNGFSKFIPKSKSVSKRGSH from the exons ATGAGTAAAGAAGAGGTTACGGATGTAAAGATTCTTACAGACAAATTAGCTGCTGCTCTGCTGAATATTAGTGCTAAAGAAGACTTGGTAAAACAGCATGCTAAAGTTGCAGAAGAAGCTGTATCAG GCTGGGAGAAGGCTACAAATGAAGTGTCATCTTTAAAACAACAGCTTGATGCAACGAGGCAGAAGAACTCAATTCTCGAAGACCGAGTTGGTCATCTTGATGGTGCACTTAAAGAGTGTTTGAGGCAGCTTCGGCAAGCCAGAGAAGTGCAAGAGCAAAAGATTGTTGAAGCTGTTGTGAATAGTTGCCGTGAGTGGGAATTCAACAAATCTGAACTTGAGGGGAAAGTTGCTGATCTTGAAGCTCAACTGCAATCAGCTAAAGCAGATTCTGCTGCCTCAATTCGTTGTGATCTTCAGCAGAGGCTAGAGGCTGTGCAGAAAGAGAATTCAAGTCTTAAACACGAGCTGCAATCTCGACTGGAGGAACTAGAACTGAGGATAGTTGAGAGGGATTTGAGTTCTCAAGCAGCTGAGACAGCTAGCAAGCAACATTTGGAGAGTGTCAAGAAGGTTGCTAAGCTTGAGGCTGAGTGCCGTAGACTGAAAGCCATGACTCGTAAAACATTTTCTGTCAATGATCACAGGTCTTTGACTGCATCTTCGGTTTATGTTGAGTCTTTCACAGATAGCATGTCGGATAGTGGAGAGAGGCTAATAGCAGTTCAAAGTGATTTGCGTAAATTAGGTGGATGGGAGATGAATGAATATGAGCTAAGTCGTTTTGATTCGTGCTCGTCTTCTTTAGTTATGGATATTGATCAACTTAAGAACGAAAAGACTAATGGAAAAAATCACATGGTCCCTTCAACTGAGATCAATCTCATGGATGATTTCCTTGAGATGGAAAGGCTTGCTGCATTTCCAGAGAATGAAAGTAGAAGCAATTTTGTTAGGGAAGGAGTTGCATCAGATCAATCCAATGTTGATCAGGCTACTATGCAAGCTGAAGTGGAGGCTTTGATtcaaaagaatgttgaattggAGAAGAAGCTGGGGAAAATGGAATGTGAAATGGAAGCTATGATTCAAAAGAATTCTGAATTGGAGAAAAAGCTGGAGAAAATGGAAGCAGGGAAAGTTGAGGTAGAGATGGTTTTGACCAAGTACCATATGCAGCTCGAGACATCAGAGAGTCAGATTAGGGAAGCGGAGTTGAAGGTAGCAGAGTTTCAAACTCAGTTAGCTCTTGCAAAAAAATCAAACCAAGAAGCATGCCAAGAActgaaagaaacaaaagcaaAGAAGGAGATAGTCGAGTCCACACTCAAACTTACTCAAACTGAAGTCGAAAAACTGATTTCAAAAATCTGTTCTTTGGAGGAAGAGATTCAGAAGGAACGAGCTTTCTCTGCTGAGAATTCAATCAAACGTGGAAAATTGGAGGAGGAGCTCttgaaaatgaaacaagaaGCTCACGTTCAGCAAGACACCGAGATAAAGCACAGGGAAGTCGTTAATCACAATTTAAAGTTAAAACAG GAAAAGGAAATTGCATTGGCTGCTGATAGATTTGCTGAGTGTCAGAAGACCATTGCATCTCTTGGACAGCAGTTGAAGTGCCTTGCAACTTTGGAAGACTTTCTACTTGATTCTGAGAACCCTATGGAGTCAACCTGTGAAGTCACAAAAAGTCCCCAAAATGGTGAGCAGATGAAAGTACCTCAGAGTGATTTGAGCATACCCAAAAGAGATTCTGAATCACCCATTTCGTTAAACTCATCAGTTACCAATGAGAAAAGCCGAAATGGCTTTAGTAAGTTCATCCCTAAAAGCAAGAGTGTAAGCAAGAGAGGAAGTCACTGA
- the LOC108320020 gene encoding CBS domain-containing protein CBSCBSPB3, with the protein MSGHIMRRNSGPHKRAPSLSKKIENGNFSEPPSKASSPPPQEFDGGERTVKKLRLLKALTISEGTTVFEACRRMAARRVDAVLLTDSNALLSGIMTDKDIATRVIAEGLRPEQTMVSKVMTRSPIFVTSDSLALEALQKMVQGKFRHLPVVENGEVIAILDIARCLYDAIVRMEKAAEQSSVIAAAVEGVERHRGSTASASALVETLRERMFKPSLSTLMNENTKVAIASPADPVYVAAKKMQELRVNSAVIVSLSGTKIQGILTSKDILMRVVAQNISPQLTLVEKVMTPNPDCASVDTTILDALHMMHDGKFLHLPVIDKDGYVVACMDVLQITHAAISMVESSSGAVNDMENTIMQKFWDSALNLEPPEDSDTHSEISGVDTAKSGSQSVGYANSFAFKLEDLSGRVHRFNCGTERLDELVSTVMQRVDVNDGERPTILYEDDEGDKIVLVTDSDLATAVSCARSAGVKALKLHLDFGSLIKARSPNPCTATIQKTSVISVSSITFASALAIASVGMLVYLRHSKH; encoded by the exons ATGAGTGGCCACATAATGAGAAGAAACAGTGGCCCTCATAAACGCGCTCCCTCGTTGTCCAAGAAGATCGAAAACGGAAACTTTAGCGAGCCTCCCAGCAAAGCTTCTTCTCCGCCACCACAAGA GTTTGATGGGGGAGAAAGGACAGTTAAGAAGCTTCGGCTATTGAAAGCCCTCACTATATCTGAAGGGACCACGGTTTTTGAAGCGTGCCGGAGAATGGCGGCTCGGCGTGTGGATGCTGTTTTGCTGACTGATTCCAATGCTTTGCTATCTGGAATCATGACTGACAAG GACATTGCTACAAGAGTTATAGCTGAGGGTTTACGGCCTGAGCAGACTATGGTTTCAAAAGTAATGACTAGGAGTCCGATATTTGTGACATCTGATTCGCTAGCCTTAGAAGCTCTTCAGAAGATGGTCCAAG GTAAATTCAGGCACCTCCCTGTTGTGGAAAATGGTGAAGTCATTGCCATACTGGATATCGCCAGATGTCTTTATGATGCAATAGTCAGGATGGAGAAGGCTGCCGAGCAGAGCAGTGTCATTGCTGCTGCTGTTGAAGGGGTGGAGCGCCACCGGGGTAGCACTGCATCTG CTAGTGCTTTGGTAGAGACATTGAGGGAGCGCATGTTCAAACCGTCCCTGTCAACTCTAATGAATGAAAATACAAA GGTTGCTATAGCATCACCTGCTGATCCCGTCTATGTAGCTGCAAAGAAGATGCAGGAATTGCGCGTTAATTCAGCTGTTATTGTGTCTCTGTCAGGAACCAAGATTCAGGGGATACTCAC TTCAAAGGACATACTAATGCGTGTTGTGGCTCAAAATATTTCTCCTCAGTTGACTCTAGTGGAAAAG GTAATGACTCCAAATCCAGATTGTGCATCGGTAGATACAACAATATTGGATGCACTGCATATGATGCATGATGGGAAATTCTTACATCTTCCTGTGATAGACAAAG ATGGATATGTTGTTGCTTGTATGGATGTTTTGCAGATAACACATGCAGCAATTTCGATG GTTGAGAGTAGCTCTGGAGCTGTTAATGATATGGAAAATACAATTATGCAAAAGTTTTGGGACTCAGCTCTTAATCTAGAGCCACCAGAAGATTCCGATACTCATAG TGAAATTTCTGGGGTAGATACAGCAAAATCTGGAAGCCAATCTGTTGGTTATGCAAATTCATTTGCCTTCAAATTAGAGGATCTCAGTGGTCGCGTGCATCGATTCAACTGTG GTACTGAACGTCTAGATGAGCTAGTTTCTACAGTCATGCAGAGAGTTGATGTTAATGATGGAGAACGCCCTACAATTTTG TACGAGGACGATGAAGGTGATAAGATTGTTCTTGTAACTGATAGTGATCTTGCTACGGCTGTCAGCTGTGCTAGGTCTGCAGGAGTGAAG GCTTTGAAGTTGCATTTGGATTTTGGCAGTTTAATAAAAGCAAGAAGTCCAAATCCTTGTACAGCTACTATACAGAAAACCAGTGTTATTTCTGTAAGCTCCATTACATTTGCAAGTGCACTTGCTATAGCAAGCGTTGGCATGTTAGTCTACTTAAGGCACTCCAAACATTGA